Genomic window (Brevibacterium paucivorans):
GGTGTCTCCACTTTGGGGTGCTCCGACAACTCCAGCGACACCGACCGCAATAATTGCGACGGTTGGCACGGCGATTGCCGCCATGACTGGTGCGCGTCGACCCGAACTCAGAACCGTCGAAGCTGACAGCTTTTTAGATTGTGCGTGACGACCCTTTTTCTTGGTACGAGAAAAGAGGTCAAGAACAGATCCCTGTGTACGCGAAGAAGTGTGCTTGCCCATACGTGATGCCTTTACAATCCCGTTACCATTCCGTGACAGTTGTAAAGCATATATAACGAACCGTTACTTTATCAAGCTACGGGGATGTGAGATGCGTTGACTTCAGTGGGCTGTTCCACACACATACGCGTGCGCGCGACCTCAATCACTACTTACGGGAGAAGAACTCCACTCCCCTGCGCGTGAAGTCGGCACCTTTCGTCACGCCAGTCGTTGTGAGGTGAGACAAGAAATCAACACCGTTGTGCAGTGCTTCTCGCACATACTCCACGCCTTCATTTAGGCGCTCTTCCGAACTGTCAACAACCTCGGCGGGCCGTACGTTACTCATGCGGACACGGGTAGCGTGCGCGGTGTTGGCTACACGTTCACGTAGCGTGCGCGAGGTGGCGTCCTGAACTTCTGGCTGAGTCGCATTCGTCATAGTTCTATTCTGTGTGCAGGCTCCGGCAGGGTCAATATGTACAGGGAATAAATGGCCACGGTACGATGTTGTGGTTACATTCCCTTCCGCTACTTTTGAAAGGATCTCGATGAGCGAACGTAGCTTGCGCGGTACACAGCTGGGATCTCGATCGTTAGAGTCTGAAGTCGGTGTTGAGCCGGCACCCCGCCAGCACGTCGAGTACGTATGCGAGGACGGGCACAGGTTCACCGTTCCCTTCTCAGTCGATGCTGAAGTACCCGCTACGTGGGACTCAGGCGCTCACGGAATTGGTGTTCGCAGTGGCGGTGAAGAACCAGACGAAGAACCAGAAAAGGCTGCACGTACCCACTGGGACATGCTTCTGGAACGCCGTAGCTTCGAGGAACTGCAGGTTCTTCTGGACGAACGCTTGGCGATTCGTCGCGGTGAGGCTACTCCGGAGATTTAGCCGACAGACGACTGACAAGAGCCTTCACCTGAGAAGTGCGACGGGCGACGCCCCATTCCGCTACTCGGGTGAAGGCTTCTTTTATGATGTTCCCGTCCATCTTCGACTCACCTAGCTCACGTTCGACAAAGGTGATCGGGACTTCAACGATCGAGAAGCCGGCCAGTGCAACGCGCATGGTCATGTCGATCTGGAAGCAGTAACCCGCCGACTCAACCTGCGAAAGATCGATTGTTTCGAGTACCTCGCGTTTGAACGCACGGAATCCTGCTGTTGCGTCGTGAACACCCAGGCCTAAAGCAACGTTGACATAAACGTTTGCGCCGCGCGACAAGAAGTGGCGGTTACGTGGCCAATTGACCACCGCTCCCCCAGGGATCCAGCGTGATCCGATAGCCAAGTCTGCGCCACGCCCCACTTGTGCCAACAGCTGTGGCAAATCACGACCGCGGTGTGACCCGTCGGCGTCCATTTCACAAATGGCGTCATAGTCGCGCTCAAGCGCCCATGTGAAGCCCGCAATGTACGCCGGACCCAGGCCGTT
Coding sequences:
- a CDS encoding RNA polymerase-binding protein RbpA, which produces MSERSLRGTQLGSRSLESEVGVEPAPRQHVEYVCEDGHRFTVPFSVDAEVPATWDSGAHGIGVRSGGEEPDEEPEKAARTHWDMLLERRSFEELQVLLDERLAIRRGEATPEI
- a CDS encoding glycosyltransferase, producing MKTLVVIPTYNERESLPITIETIRKYNTVDILVVDDGSPDGTGEWVKQSPDYGSTLFLLQRTEKNGLGPAYIAGFTWALERDYDAICEMDADGSHRGRDLPQLLAQVGRGADLAIGSRWIPGGAVVNWPRNRHFLSRGANVYVNVALGLGVHDATAGFRAFKREVLETIDLSQVESAGYCFQIDMTMRVALAGFSIVEVPITFVERELGESKMDGNIIKEAFTRVAEWGVARRTSQVKALVSRLSAKSPE